The DNA window GCTAGCATTAGAACTTTGTATACGGAAGTCATACCTCATATGGATAACAAACTAATCGCACACACTGAGTTTCTTACCAGCTAAGCTGCCAGTTCTCGCTGCATCCAATGTAGAGACTTGAAACAGACGTAGTGCTTCATCAACATGAGCTTCAGTGGCAAATGGTGTCAGCTGCATCTTGGCCAGGGACTCAGATATGCGAATTATAGCCTCTAATTGTCTATAATACAAGAATACACAGCAAATATTCAACCCTGTACCTCATATTTATCGACATTATTAAGTAGACTGTTTTGAATAATCATGCAAATGAGAGTTTTTCTTGGAATTCTccatttcaagttttttttcttttgggGCAAATGATCTCCTGGAATTAGTCAGGAACTAGATATCAAAGGACCAACATACTAATCAACTCACCTTACTGTAATTGGAATACTTGTCTTTTTGTCGGTTTCTCTCTCATGATCGCGAGCACCACTACGCATCAAAACATAACGATTCTTCAATTTGTCAGCTGCAGCTTCTGAAATACGTGGACCACATTTTCTATAAAAAAGTAGAAAAATCATACTGAGCATGTGACAGAAATCCTAGTTGGTTGTTTTTGTAGAGGTTTCTAAATCTTCTTGTAGGTACGCCCCACTGCTTatattattaaagtggccatatggattagaaCTGGCGAATTTGTTTTggaattttgatttataaaacaactttaatatggttttcttgtttgtaactcaataaattgcaaaaagtcaaaagtcaatgttactgtacatacaatgacaatCATTTCACATCCCCCCTTATTTCTCTGTGACTGAATGACatcatgatttaaaagaaattggtggcaacaaataaatactacagtgtctgataatgcagaaaattgttgacatttgatAATTGCACCTGAAGATCAGACTCAAGGCCAAAAGTCAAtatctgaaaagaaaatgtaaacCTGGCagtatggggtagacacttgaatgtagtctaTATGTATTGAGTCAtatggtaaatcatgattgttcacaacaaatatggctgccatgcagtcaaatttgcatatatcaaaaaaaaaaaaaaattgatgtgcaCTTCCCATATGATGTCACCTTTGtttcaggtttgaaagaaataagatactgcatgtctgagaaatgacatattacggatggatggatgaagagTTCTTTGTAGTAGCCTCCCCCTGGGAGACGGGTAAAAACATAgtaagttgttttataaattagaattccaaaataaatacccaattctcatccatatggtcacttcaCTAAAGAGTGTTAAGTTTTTCCTTGTATACAAACTCTGCATACTTTTTGAGCTGTTTTCAACGACAAGAATTGTCATCCTTGAAAGGTGTTAGTGATTTTGGTGGCATAAAAGTGGTCATACACAGCAGGTGCCACCGACCAATGGACATCATGATCGCCATAACATATTTTGGGAGTCATAATACTCAGTTTTATCATGTACAGCATGGTATTATCACATACAGCATGGTATTATAGCATTGTATTATCacaatgatgtaaacaatatttaATGTCACCACTTACCCTCTGATGTAGGCAATGAACTTCTTTAGAAAGTTTAGATCCAACTCTCCTTCATCTGGTGCGGTTGTTTGTAGAGCATTCATGTGAACATTCATCACATGCTTGGCCAGCCTCTGTAAGTTGTCAGAGATGACAATATTTTAAGACTAGTATTTGTACCACATTAAAGCTACAATCAAGAGACAAGGTTAACTAAGTCTTTGCCAGCCTCTGTAAGTTGTCAGAGATGACAATATTTTAAGATTGCGTTTATTCTAACTAAAATCAAGAATTCAGTTCAATAAAGTGTAAGATTTTCACAAGTACCCACTCCACTGCAACTACAAAAGCCTTAAAAAACCCTTAAGAATCGGCCAAACTTAATACTTTACTAATCATATGCAGTTATTGAAGTGAAACTGATACTCCCAACCCTAACTAATTTATTGGATGAGGGGTGGGACtgctcaatcaatcaatcaatcacaaaacTTAGACATGGGACAAATGCTCTGATTCTCTCCTTGTTTTCCTTCTACAGACTTCTTTGATCTCTGTAATCTATTGCTGAATGTTGTATATCACTTCAAGTTAAACACTTAATAGCATACAGCCTGTTGGATGATGTTCATTAGACCTAAATTTTCACACCTTATAATTTAAAATGACTTACTGTATCCCTGGCTTCATCATGTTCATCTTTCACAACAAAGATCATATCAAAACGAGACAGAATGGTTGGCATAAAGTCAATGTTCTCATCTCCTTTAGTGTCGTCCCACCGACCAAAGACAGAGTTAGCAGCAGCCAGCACTGATGTACGTGAGTTCAAGGTTGTTGTGATGCCTGCTTTGGCAATAGAGATAGTCTGTTGTTCCATAGCTTCATGAATTGCTACTCTGTCATCTTCACGCATCTTATCAAATTCATCTATACAAACCACACCACCATCAGCAAGCACCATAGCACCACCTTCCATGACAAAGTTACGCTGTGAACATAAGAAACACAATACAATCACACATTGAAACTCAGTATGTTTTAATGTAGTTCTTAACAATGATTTGTccagtttattttttttctcagctGGGTATGCTTTGGATACTTGTCCACTCAGAAAAGGGCTTACAAAGATGATCACATGACAAGTATTTATGTAAGCAATGTAAATTTGGAATTTGAATCAGGgaacatgaaatgtaatacatttttatttgagTTTGATTAAACAAGAAAGTCTAAAGGGTAATAAAATACTATCTAACTTGTAGACTTGTTTGTGGTTTACCACATATTGACAAATACTTTGTACTGGCCATGCCATATAAAAAAACTTGATGTTGTGAATTTTGGAAGGGTGGTGTGATAAACTGAAAtggtacaaatttttttttttcagaagaaAGTTAAAAATTTTGGACTTACTGATGCAGGATCTCTGATAACAGAAGCTGTTAAGCCTGCAGCACTGCTTCCCTTACCAGAAGTATAAACCTACGTAAAACAGAGGAAACAAAATTATTCCCATTGTGATATAATATGCCACTGTCAACTGGTACCATTCTTAGAAGAGTTTCACAGCACTGTACAACTACACAAATTATGAAATTCTTCACATGTTGAACAATTTACTATGATACTGAACTTCTACAGATATTGAACTGTTCTTTTCCTATTTATGATTTTAGACATATCTAACTTATTGCTTTCAGGGTTCACGCGACAGGGTTGCCGTGACACTTTCTCCACCCATGATATTGAGATAGTACTAACGTTGTAGATACATCAATGGGTGACACTTTCTCCACCCATGATACTGAGATAGTACTAATGTACTTACATCAATGGGTGACACTTTCTCCACCCATGATATTGAGATAGTACTAACGTTGTAGTTACATCAATGGGTGACACTTTCTCCACCCATGATACTGAGATAGTACTAATGTACTTACATCAATGGGTGACACTTTCTCCACCCATGATACTGAGATAGTACTAATGTTGTACTTACACCGATGGGTGACACTTTTTCCACAAATTTGAGCAGCTGACTCTTGGCAGTACCAGGATCGCCAAGTAAAAGTACATTGATGTCGCCCCTTCTTGTCAGACCATCAGGTAACCGTTTACGAGAACCACCAGACAACAAACAGGCTATTGCTTTCTTGATGTCTGAAAATAATGTTGGCAAGTCAACAAAGTATGCTTCAAAGTTCATCACCAGCAAGCTGACTATACTTTTGTGAGGACATTGGACAGTTCTTATGATGGTCAATGTTAATCATTATTGGTACACTGTGTATCTGTGAGGTCCTGCTGGTGTGAGCGACATGATAAGttcaaaacacattttattcaGTCATATAACATATTGAAAGTGGCAGTCCCAGAGGAGCGGGTATGCAtgcttgttagaaatttcacgGAAAAGGGGGTGTTTGCTTTTAACcatctaggtccgtggaatTGTAAAAAGAGGTACTTTTCCAGATCACCAGTGTACATGCAGTGTATGGATTATGTGTCCTTGATGGTAAAACCCCCAAATGTCGGAAATAAGGGATGttttttttgcagtgattttctcccagattcactaaaaAAGGGGAGAgtttttcatagaaatattcCGAGAAAAGaggtacatttgaaatttggCTAACAAGCATGAGTACCCACCCATCCCAGAGACTGCCACCGCTGGGCACTGTGGTTATGATTCTTATGTGGGTGAACATGATCTGGAGGGTGCAATTTCAAAATGTGCttaattaatacataaattCTTTGCTGACCAACGATTGCTGCTATGAGAATGTTATTTCCTGTATGACATCATTTCAAATCTTAGATGAgtttgtaaatttgcatattttgtgcATCTTTTCACAAAATAGTATAAACCTACCCATGCTACCAtagatagagggcgctatactctTGGCCATGGTCTCATACACATTTTGGCTAGCACTTAATCGTCTGAATTCCTCCTCTTCCTGTGGTGTGAATGATGTACCAGCTGTTCGTCCAGAGCCTTCTGTATCTACCTGTATGCCAACAACTCGTAGGTATGGACTACGAATACCTACGGCAACTCTGTCGCGTGAACCCTGAAAGCAATAAGTTAGATATGGCTAAAATCATAATGCATTGCACAAGACAAAACCTACAAATTTATCTCCATAAAAAAGGAATATTGGTAAATTGAGTCCCAGAACAATATTCATTAACACGCACTAGCCTCAATAGACATTATTGAAGAGTTTTCTTTTTCTCATTCTCAAAATACGCAAATCTTACAAACTTTGGCTAGATAACATGACTACCTACCCTTGATGattttccaatttttttgaTACTATATATACCCATGACTGTGACTCGGTTACCAGGTACAATCTTGTCACACAGGTATCTGTGAACgcagaccataaagttacattATCAGTACATACACACAACTAATTACTGTGAACacagaccataaagttacactatcagtacatacacacaactacatgtaactaTTGTGAACAAATTGGCAGAGATGTGTTCATTCAAATGTACCATCCATTCATTGGATTTTCGCTCCTGTTTGTACATCTATTACTTTCTATAACAGAATGTGAATGATGGGTCTTTCATTGCTTCTACCTTTACTAGACTAGTTCTTAAAATCAACTGAGTTTTTCTTATATAATTTCTAGTTTTAGAATTATTTAATTCTCTCAGTATGTCATTCCCATCTCTGTAGTACCCCTGGTCTTATAATGGAACATTTTATAATTGCTATTTACAAGACACCTGGTCTTTTAACCTTTGTGATGCCGCATCATTGATATCCATGACGTAGCACTTCCGCATTCTAGGCATATGCATATGCTGTCAATAAAGTGGCGCTGTAATGGGTTATCATTGTCCCGCCCTTCATGCCTATAATAAGTAATGATGTACACGTTATCTCATTAAATATTAAATCATTCAGGCGGGAAAGTCATGTGTTCGATTTCTTTAACTTTTTGCCGCCAAATGCAAATAGTGCCTAATATGACAGCTGCTATGAATATGGGTGTTGACCTTCGACATTATGCTAATATATTGAACGAAGTAAACCCGGAAGACAGAGAGTTTTTTGCTCAACACTTTCTAGACAGTGATAGCaatgatgatgaagaatttTATGGGTTTGAGGAAGTACATTTTGTCCTCCTAGAACGTATCGAAAACCCTCCCGATGACTTCGACTTTTGGACTGACGTCATCAATGGCTGGTCCCACGATCCTGCCGATGACAAACCACAGATGCCAATGCTGTGCGATTACTCCTAGGTTGGTTTACATGAACTGATGAAGACGTTACGGCAGAATCTACATCGTTGTCTTTCATCAGATTTTTGTTAACAGACGAAGTGTTGGATAAAATCGTCTGTGAGACATATCGTTATGCTGCTATCTGtagatttatacaatgtatgtatgcagtatttgtatatatgatatatgcaaatttgtttgtatttagtgTAAACATCGACAGACAGTACttgattttatgataaatattttactcaaCACCCATACTATCTGTCTGAATTTTTATAGCTAATTTCCAATTGTAACCCTTGTATTTATTGaaaaactaaatttcacatgcttttttgaccaaaaacgtGTTTTATACCAACATTCCCTAATTCCTTGGTCAAGTTACTGAccatacattcatgtaaattaaaattcaatattttaaaattattgatatacttgtagatgagaccatatcccacctgttttggtgtaaaatgatcactatcaaaacattgtgtacaactTTGTGCAACCtaaaaagtccttggcctaggggGTCATTTGCATGGAAAGTCTATGGCATCTTAAGGgttaatgtaacatttcatatttgCAATTTAAAAGAAATCTGGTCTTTTATGGAACATTTCATATTTGCTACTTTACAAGATACATAATATGAAAAGTAGATGTTTTGTGGCAGTGTTCTCAACGACAGGTTTTAGCAGGGCATGTTGCCCTGGTATCGATGGCCAGCACCCTGCTTTAATGTTTTGCACCCTGGTATATCCTGCCCTGTTGTCATAGTCTTCCACCCCTGTATTGTTCCATGAACATTTGCATCCTTTGAACTT is part of the Glandiceps talaboti chromosome 2, keGlaTala1.1, whole genome shotgun sequence genome and encodes:
- the LOC144449830 gene encoding DNA replication licensing factor mcm5-like, translated to MAGFDEQNIFFSDNFGSEDQPEEGRIDRLAIQRRFKEFLRKFHEGSFNYKYRDELKRHYNLGQYYLEVNVDDLSSFDEELADKLCKQPSEHVPLFEQAAKEVADEVTRPRPKGEEDMQDIQMLLTSGAHPSNVRDLKSDEVSRLVKIPGIVIAASAVRAKATSITIQCRSCRSFVNNLAVKPGLEGYTLPRKCNTDQAGRPKCPVDPFFIVPDKCTCVDFQILKLQESPEAVPNGELPRHMQLYCDRYLCDKIVPGNRVTVMGIYSIKKIGKSSRGSRDRVAVGIRSPYLRVVGIQVDTEGSGRTAGTSFTPQEEEEFRRLSASQNVYETMAKSIAPSIYGSMDIKKAIACLLSGGSRKRLPDGLTRRGDINVLLLGDPGTAKSQLLKFVEKVSPIGVYTSGKGSSAAGLTASVIRDPASRNFVMEGGAMVLADGGVVCIDEFDKMREDDRVAIHEAMEQQTISIAKAGITTTLNSRTSVLAAANSVFGRWDDTKGDENIDFMPTILSRFDMIFVVKDEHDEARDTRLAKHVMNVHMNALQTTAPDEGELDLNFLKKFIAYIRGKCGPRISEAAADKLKNRYVLMRSGARDHERETDKKTSIPITVRQLEAIIRISESLAKMQLTPFATEAHVDEALRLFQVSTLDAARTGSLAGAEGFTTEEDKEELNRIEKQLKRRFAIGSQVSEHCILQDFLRQKYPERSVHKVLSLMMRRGEIQYRMQRKMLYRIK